A single region of the Cryptococcus decagattii chromosome 4, complete sequence genome encodes:
- a CDS encoding gamma-glutamyltransferase, which produces MPPIDYSRLHPSHEPRFSHFPSRRSTIFSIKGAVATSQPLAAQAGLEILNRGGNAADAAVATAAALNVCEPSMTGIGGDVFCLFYDAASKTVKGVNGSGRSPKALTLEYLRSQGITGDAIPLTNLNAVTVPGAAAGWLKTIEVFGSGKLSMRQILEPAIRLAREGVPQHELNSNQWQTAEQLIKEASPNWKEMMMPDGNPPQPSYVMTHNTLADTLEAVAEHGHDGFYKGRIAEAIVDLVKSGGGVMTLEDLADCTADVIQPISYTFKSHHSPNHEEPSDPGLTLWECPPNGQGITALIALGIIEAVEEVHGIDVLEIDHNGKLYLHILIESLRLAFADTRYYVTDPDVEHVPVKELLSKDYLRKRASLIDLNKASIIEHGMPVQSSDTVYLATADREGNSCSFIASNYAGFGTGAIPKGCGFTLQNRGTGFTLIEGHPNCVKGGKRPYHTIIPGMVTHGDDLMMSFGVMGGFMQPQGHIQVLLNKLRGFSNQSTLDAPRFCISAGLPDNGVKNAEQGAGDINSEIWFEDGIDRKVIEELRAMGHQCEIAEGYERKVAGKGQIIQRVVDPNGRRVWACGSDLRGDGCAVGQI; this is translated from the exons ATGCCCCCCATAGATTActctcgtcttcatccatctcacGAACCCAGGTTCTCACACTTCCCCTCGAGACGTTCAACGATCTTCTCGATCAAGGGTGCTGTCGCGACATCTCAGCCTTTGGCAGCTCAGGCCGGCCTGGAGATTTTGAACAGAGGCGGTAATGCAG CCGATGCTGCTGTCGCTACGGCAGCTGCTCTCAATGTGTGTGAACCATCAATGACTG GTATCGGTGGAG ATGTCTTCTGTCTTTTCTATGACGCCGCAAGTAAGACGGTTAAGGGCGTTAACGGCTCAGGTCGTTCTCCTAAGGCTCTCACATTGGAATACCTTCGTTCACAGGGCATAACCGGCGATGCT ATTCCCTTGACTAATCTCAACGCTGTCACAGTCCCCGGTGCGGCCGCCGGATGGCTTAAGACGATTGAGGTATTTGGCTCTGGCAAACTATCTATGAGGCAAATTCTGGAACCTGCCATCAGGCTTGCAAGAGAAGGTGTGCCGCAACATGAGTTGAACAGTAATCAA TGGCAGACTGCCGAGCAGCTTATCAAGGAAGCTTCCCCCAACTGGAAAGA AATGATGATGCCAGACGGC AATCCTCCCCAACCATCATATGTCATGACACATAATACTTTGGCAGATACTCTTGAAGCAGTTGCTGAGCATGGCCATGATGGCTTTTACAAAGGGCGAATTGCTGAAG CCATCGTAGATCTTGTCAAAAGCGGTGGAGGAGTCATGACCTTAGAGGACCTCGCCGACTGTACTGCGGACGTTATACAACCCATCTCATACACTTTCAAATCTCACCATTCCCCCAATCATGAAGAACCTAGTGACCCTGGGCTTACTCTGTGGGAATGCCCGCCCAATGGACAGGGCATCACTGCACTCATAGCTTTGGGCATTATCGAGGCTGTCGAAGAAGTACATGGTATTGACGTGTTGGAGATTGACCATAACGGAAAGTTGTATCTGCATATCTTAATAGAATCCTTAAGGCTGGCGTTCGCTGATA CCCGATATTATGTCACTGATCCGGACGTCGAGCATGTGCCCGTGAAGGAACTGCTATCTAAAGATTATCTTCGGAAGCGTGCATCTCTCATTGACCTCAATAAAGCCTCGATCATCGAACATGGTATGCCCGTTCAGTCATCAGACACCGTCTACCTCGCCACGGCGGATCGAGAAGGAAACAGTTGTAGCTTTATTGCTTCAAACTATGCCG GGTTTGGAACAGGAGCTATTCCGAAGGGTTGCGGCTTCACTCTTCAGAATCGAGGGACTGGGTTCACTTTGATCGAAGGGCATCCCAACTGTGTCAAAGGCGGGAAGAGGCCATATCATACTATCATCCCTGGTATGGTTACCCATGGTGATGACCTTATGATGTCTTTCGGTGTCATGGGAGG GTTCATGCAACCTCAAGGCCACATCCAGGTTCTTCTCAACAAGCTTCGAGGCTTCTCTAACCAATCTACCCTGGACGCACCTCGTTTCTGTATATCGGCGGGACTTCCTGATAACGGCGTGAAAAACGCTGAACAAGGTGCCGGTGATATCAATAGCGAGATTTGGTTCGAGGATGGTATCGACCGAAAAGTCATTGAGGAGCTAAGAG CGATGGGTCATCAGTGCGAAATTGCAGAAGGTTACGAGCGAAAGGTCGCAGGTAAGGGGCAGATTATCCAACGGGTGGTAGATCCCAACGGAAGAAGGGTATGGGCCTGTGGATCAGATTTAAGGGGAGACGGTTGCGCTGTCGGGCAGATTTAA